A genomic segment from Alistipes senegalensis JC50 encodes:
- a CDS encoding reverse transcriptase domain-containing protein: MRNPENVLNSLSKHSGNSSYKFERLYRVLFNAEMFYVAYERIYAKPGNMTAGADGKTISGMSIERIEQLIESLKNETYQPAPSKRTYIPKKNGKKRPLGIPSFDDKLVQEVVRMILSAIYEGSFEHTSHGFRPGRSCHTALISVQKSFTAVKWFIEGDIKGFYDNIDHDVLIAILRERIADERFLRLIRKFLNAGYIEDWVFHRTYSGTPQGGIVSPILANIYLDKLDKYIREYINRFNKGEIRKGNSQYKLYEQRRYRLAKKLNNEKDKKVREQMTAEIKRLREERNKFPARNEMDSSIKRLKYVRYADDFLIGVIGSLEDCKTVKEDIKNYLKEALKLELSDEKTLITNAQKPAKFLGFDIFIRRSNDLRKDINGRTIRSLGHVPVLYLNYETMRKKLFDYKAARIAVENGKEVWKSIVRTYMIDLDDLEIVSQFNAEIRGFYNYYSIANNSHVINSFYHIMSYSMYKTFARKYKSSVKKILFKYKKGGTFKVAYENSKGKMLCQSFYHDGFKRKKIAGATSCDTIPRTVTITGGRNSLMERLKLQVCELCGATDKLEMHHVRKLKDLKGKSDWEKNMIARRRKTLAVCSKCHAKIDPDRRIRLN; this comes from the coding sequence ATGAGAAATCCAGAAAATGTGTTAAACAGTCTGTCTAAACACAGCGGTAATTCAAGCTACAAGTTTGAGCGGCTGTATAGAGTGCTGTTTAATGCGGAAATGTTTTATGTGGCCTACGAGCGCATTTACGCAAAACCGGGCAACATGACGGCAGGAGCCGACGGTAAAACCATCAGCGGAATGAGCATTGAACGCATTGAACAACTGATTGAAAGTCTGAAAAACGAGACTTATCAACCAGCTCCGTCCAAAAGGACGTACATCCCGAAGAAAAACGGGAAAAAACGTCCGCTCGGCATACCTTCTTTTGACGATAAACTGGTGCAGGAAGTGGTAAGGATGATTTTAAGCGCGATTTACGAGGGCAGTTTTGAGCATACTTCGCACGGGTTCCGACCCGGACGCAGTTGCCATACCGCACTTATCAGCGTACAAAAGTCATTCACAGCCGTAAAGTGGTTTATCGAGGGCGATATAAAGGGCTTTTATGATAACATCGACCATGATGTGCTAATTGCCATCCTACGGGAACGCATCGCCGACGAGCGGTTTTTACGGCTTATCCGCAAATTCCTTAACGCCGGATACATCGAAGATTGGGTGTTCCACAGAACGTACAGCGGAACACCGCAGGGCGGTATTGTCAGTCCTATACTGGCGAATATCTACCTCGACAAGTTAGACAAGTACATCCGGGAATACATCAATCGGTTCAACAAGGGGGAAATACGGAAAGGAAACAGTCAATACAAGCTCTACGAGCAGCGGAGATACCGACTAGCTAAGAAACTGAATAATGAGAAAGATAAAAAGGTAAGAGAACAGATGACCGCTGAAATCAAGCGGCTACGGGAGGAAAGGAACAAGTTCCCCGCGCGTAATGAAATGGACAGCAGTATCAAACGATTGAAATATGTACGGTACGCTGATGATTTTCTGATTGGGGTTATCGGTAGTCTGGAAGACTGCAAAACAGTAAAAGAGGACATTAAAAACTATTTGAAAGAGGCTCTTAAGCTGGAACTGTCAGACGAAAAAACACTGATAACCAATGCTCAGAAACCCGCCAAGTTCCTCGGATTCGACATTTTTATTCGTAGGAGCAATGATTTACGCAAGGATATTAACGGCAGAACAATCCGTTCGCTCGGACACGTCCCGGTCTTGTATCTGAATTATGAAACGATGCGAAAGAAACTCTTTGACTATAAAGCTGCGAGAATAGCGGTTGAAAACGGTAAAGAGGTATGGAAATCCATCGTCAGAACGTACATGATCGATTTGGATGACTTGGAAATAGTCAGCCAGTTCAACGCCGAGATCCGGGGATTCTACAACTACTACTCGATAGCCAATAACAGCCACGTCATCAACTCTTTCTATCACATCATGTCGTACAGTATGTACAAGACTTTCGCAAGAAAGTACAAGTCGTCTGTAAAGAAAATCCTGTTCAAGTACAAAAAGGGCGGGACGTTCAAAGTGGCATATGAGAACAGTAAGGGTAAAATGCTCTGCCAATCATTCTATCACGACGGTTTCAAACGCAAAAAAATCGCAGGGGCTACCTCATGCGACACGATCCCGCGGACAGTTACAATAACCGGCGGTCGTAACAGCCTAATGGAAAGGCTGAAACTCCAAGTATGCGAACTATGCGGTGCAACGGACAAACTCGAAATGCACCATGTCCGCAAACTTAAAGACCTGAAAGGTAAATCCGACTGGGAGAAGAACATGATCGCACGGCGTCGCAAAACGCTGGCCGTCTGCTCGAAGTGCCATGCAAAGATAGACCCCGACCGACGGATCAGACTGAATTAA
- a CDS encoding DUF3876 domain-containing protein, which produces MSVNKQRLLTLSGYLVGLAAVMLQACIETKETDCGKLCGNWVSVQGKPDVLIYREGDAYKVTVFKRRGIRCRLKPETYLLREEEGNLFINTGYRIDIAYNEATDVLTFSPHGDYTRASEKQ; this is translated from the coding sequence ATGAGCGTGAATAAACAACGGCTGCTCACGTTGAGCGGCTATTTAGTGGGTTTGGCGGCCGTGATGCTGCAAGCCTGCATCGAAACGAAAGAGACCGACTGCGGTAAGCTCTGCGGCAACTGGGTCAGCGTACAGGGCAAGCCCGACGTACTGATCTACCGCGAGGGCGACGCCTACAAGGTCACGGTGTTCAAGCGCCGCGGCATCCGTTGCCGTCTGAAGCCCGAAACCTACCTGCTGCGCGAGGAGGAAGGGAACCTCTTCATCAACACGGGATACCGCATCGACATTGCCTACAACGAGGCGACGGACGTGCTGACCTTCTCGCCGCACGGCGACTACACCCGCGCGAGCGAAAAACAATAA
- a CDS encoding DUF4134 domain-containing protein, with amino-acid sequence MTKKHLLFSAALLLAASSAFAQGNGLSGINEATSMVTSYFDPATKLIYAIGAVVGLIGGVKVYGKFSSGDPDTSKTAASWFGACIFLIVAATILRSFFL; translated from the coding sequence ATGACGAAGAAGCATCTTCTTTTTTCGGCAGCCCTTCTGCTGGCTGCCTCCTCGGCCTTTGCGCAGGGCAACGGCCTTTCGGGCATCAACGAAGCCACGAGTATGGTAACGAGCTATTTCGACCCCGCGACGAAGCTGATCTACGCCATCGGCGCAGTGGTGGGATTGATCGGCGGCGTCAAAGTGTACGGCAAATTCTCGTCGGGCGATCCCGACACGTCGAAGACCGCCGCCTCGTGGTTCGGCGCGTGTATCTTTCTTATCGTGGCGGCGACGATTCTGCGTTCGTTCTTCCTCTAA
- a CDS encoding DUF4133 domain-containing protein: MAEYPINKGIGRSVEFKGLKAQYLFIFCGGLLALFVLFVILYMVGIDQWLCIGFGAVSASVLVWQTFALNARYGEHGLMKLGAQRSRPRYLLNRRRISRLFTRKKATNEKYT; this comes from the coding sequence ATGGCAGAGTACCCTATCAACAAGGGGATCGGCCGTTCGGTAGAGTTCAAAGGGTTGAAGGCGCAGTACCTCTTCATCTTCTGCGGAGGGCTGCTCGCCTTGTTCGTCCTGTTCGTCATCCTGTACATGGTCGGCATCGACCAATGGCTCTGTATCGGCTTCGGGGCGGTGTCGGCCTCCGTTCTGGTGTGGCAGACATTCGCCCTGAATGCCCGGTACGGCGAACACGGACTGATGAAGTTAGGCGCGCAGCGCAGCCGTCCCCGATACCTTCTGAACCGCCGCCGCATCTCCCGATTATTTACCCGTAAAAAAGCAACGAATGAGAAATACACTTAA
- a CDS encoding DUF3408 domain-containing protein, translated as MAKKPNIEEIDENFIINSFRQDDLTIPPSARATELPSGNDEPEPEPIQREESRRRKPKSRETDYRSLFLKEAAIPARIGKTVYIRKEYHERIQLILRVIGKDEVSLFSYIDNVLAHHFETYQAEITELYNEHNRSIF; from the coding sequence ATGGCGAAGAAACCGAATATCGAAGAGATCGACGAGAACTTCATCATCAACTCATTCCGGCAGGACGATTTGACGATTCCGCCGTCGGCGCGGGCTACGGAACTACCCTCCGGCAACGATGAGCCGGAACCGGAGCCGATACAGCGGGAAGAATCTCGCCGCCGTAAACCCAAAAGCAGGGAGACGGATTACCGCTCGCTGTTTCTGAAAGAGGCGGCCATCCCCGCACGCATCGGCAAAACGGTCTATATCCGCAAGGAGTACCACGAGCGGATACAACTTATCCTGCGGGTCATCGGCAAGGACGAAGTGTCGCTGTTCAGCTACATCGACAACGTGCTGGCGCACCATTTCGAGACCTATCAGGCCGAAATCACCGAATTGTACAACGAGCATAACCGCTCCATCTTTTAG